The following are encoded together in the Xanthomonas vesicatoria ATCC 35937 genome:
- a CDS encoding STAS domain-containing protein produces the protein MVALQQRSIDAIRGQEAALLAAWLGSGLGNDARISRQDLQAQGADFLRLLAASLKDDGSSLDSAEWSEVRRFLENLSRDRATRGFDSQETANFIFSLKRVLFELVQREYASTPEDLAQQLWALSELLDRLGLYTVKAFQKTREDIIARQQEEMLELSTPVVKLWDGVLALPMIGTLDSQRTQVVMESLLQRIVETGSEIAIIDITGVPTVDTLVAQHLLKTVTAIRLMGADAIISGVRPQIAQTIVHLGLDLQGIVTKANLADALALALKRTGVTVSKAL, from the coding sequence ATGGTGGCATTGCAGCAGCGCTCGATCGACGCGATCCGTGGCCAGGAAGCGGCGTTATTGGCCGCTTGGTTGGGCTCAGGCCTTGGCAACGATGCGCGCATTTCCCGGCAGGATCTGCAGGCGCAGGGCGCGGACTTCCTGCGTCTGCTGGCCGCCTCGTTGAAGGACGACGGCAGCAGTCTCGATAGCGCCGAGTGGAGCGAAGTGCGGCGCTTCCTGGAAAACCTGTCGCGCGATCGTGCTACCCGCGGTTTCGATTCCCAGGAAACCGCCAACTTCATTTTCTCGCTCAAGCGCGTGTTGTTCGAGCTGGTGCAGCGCGAATATGCCAGCACCCCGGAGGATCTCGCGCAGCAACTGTGGGCGCTGTCCGAGCTGCTCGACCGTCTTGGCCTGTATACCGTCAAGGCATTTCAGAAGACCCGCGAAGACATCATTGCGCGCCAGCAGGAAGAGATGCTGGAGCTGTCCACCCCGGTGGTGAAACTGTGGGACGGTGTGCTGGCGCTGCCGATGATCGGCACGCTGGATTCGCAGCGCACCCAGGTGGTGATGGAGTCGCTGCTGCAGCGCATTGTCGAGACCGGCTCGGAAATCGCCATCATCGACATCACCGGCGTGCCCACCGTGGACACGCTGGTCGCCCAGCATTTGCTCAAGACCGTCACCGCCATCCGGCTGATGGGCGCTGATGCCATCATCAGCGGCGTGCGCCCGCAGATTGCGCAGACCATCGTGCATCTGGGGCTGGATCTGCAGGGCATCGTGACCAAGGCCAACCTGGCCGATGCGTTGGCGCTGGCGCTCAAGCGCACCGGTGTGACCGTGAGCAAGGCGCTCTGA
- a CDS encoding STAS domain-containing protein, whose translation MERIPILRMGDLLLVTIQVDMHDQLALQLQEDLSEKISATSARGVLIDISALDIVDSFIGRMISTISGLATLMGARTVVVGMQPAVAITLVELGLTLPAVRTALDVERGMRLLQQSGTAS comes from the coding sequence ATGGAGCGCATCCCGATCCTGCGGATGGGCGATTTGTTGCTGGTCACCATCCAGGTGGACATGCACGACCAGCTCGCGCTGCAGCTGCAGGAAGATCTGTCGGAAAAGATCAGTGCCACCTCCGCGCGTGGGGTGCTGATCGATATTTCCGCACTGGATATCGTCGACTCGTTCATCGGCCGCATGATCAGCACCATCTCCGGGCTGGCCACGTTGATGGGTGCCCGTACCGTGGTGGTGGGCATGCAGCCGGCAGTGGCGATCACGCTGGTGGAACTGGGACTGACCTTGCCGGCGGTGCGCACGGCGCTGGATGTCGAACGCGGCATGCGGCTGTTGCAGCAATCCGGCACCGCATCATGA
- a CDS encoding ATP-binding protein, whose amino-acid sequence MTTGSQPVRTEQDVVLARQTVRKLVVQCGLRLVDQTKLVTAASELARNTVIYGGGGDMDWALVESGIRKGVQLTFRDEGPGIPDLDLALTDGWTSGSGLGLGLSGSRRLVDDFVLDSGAGKGTRITITKWK is encoded by the coding sequence ATGACCACCGGCTCGCAACCGGTTCGCACCGAGCAGGATGTGGTGCTGGCACGGCAAACCGTGCGCAAGCTGGTGGTGCAGTGTGGTCTGCGGCTGGTCGATCAGACCAAGCTGGTCACCGCAGCCAGCGAGCTGGCGCGCAATACGGTGATTTACGGTGGCGGCGGCGATATGGACTGGGCGCTGGTGGAGAGCGGCATCCGCAAGGGCGTGCAGCTGACCTTCCGCGACGAAGGCCCTGGCATCCCGGATCTGGATCTTGCGCTCACCGACGGCTGGACCTCCGGCAGCGGGCTGGGGCTGGGTTTGTCCGGCAGCCGCAGGCTGGTGGACGACTTTGTGCTGGACAGTGGGGCCGGCAAGGGCACGCGCATCACCATCACCAAATGGAAGTGA
- a CDS encoding ATP-binding protein: MEVNVAGALTQIIPVEEGTQVGQVRRDAVALAQANGFDEGACGRVALVATELGTNLLNHGGGGLIQLCSVAGRDGIGVELCALDQGPGFVLADCLPDGYSTGSTPGNGLGVVQRHAALLDAYSDRTGAVVLARVYANASATPDLPYGAIRLPLHSEVVCGDAWHMAIDAQRVTVTMIDGLGHGPGAADAADAGTRIAASASGEPDERLARMHAGMSGSRGGATAVMQFDGNSGQVRFAGVGNIAAALCDGDGVRGMPSHPGIVGVQFRRAKPFDFPQAAGKLLVLHSDGLQTRWNLRDHAGLLSRHPRIIAAVLLRDYARGRDDACIFVMRLGGMQ; encoded by the coding sequence ATGGAAGTGAATGTCGCCGGTGCACTCACCCAGATCATCCCCGTAGAGGAAGGGACACAGGTGGGGCAGGTGCGCCGCGATGCGGTGGCGCTTGCGCAGGCCAATGGGTTCGATGAGGGTGCTTGCGGCCGCGTTGCGCTGGTCGCGACCGAGCTGGGGACGAATCTGCTCAACCACGGCGGCGGCGGGCTGATCCAGTTGTGCAGCGTTGCCGGCCGCGATGGCATCGGCGTGGAGTTGTGTGCGCTCGATCAGGGCCCGGGCTTCGTGCTTGCCGATTGCCTGCCGGACGGCTATTCCACCGGCAGCACCCCCGGCAATGGCCTGGGCGTGGTGCAGCGGCATGCGGCGCTGCTGGATGCGTATTCGGATCGCACCGGTGCGGTGGTGCTTGCGCGCGTCTATGCCAATGCAAGCGCCACGCCCGATCTGCCGTATGGCGCAATCCGGCTGCCGTTGCACAGCGAGGTAGTGTGCGGCGATGCCTGGCACATGGCCATCGATGCGCAACGCGTCACCGTCACCATGATCGACGGCCTGGGCCACGGTCCGGGCGCGGCCGATGCCGCCGATGCCGGCACCCGCATCGCTGCGAGTGCCAGTGGCGAGCCGGACGAACGCCTGGCGCGGATGCATGCCGGCATGTCCGGCAGCCGTGGCGGCGCGACGGCGGTCATGCAGTTCGACGGCAATAGCGGGCAGGTGCGCTTTGCCGGCGTTGGCAATATTGCGGCAGCGTTGTGCGACGGCGATGGTGTGCGTGGCATGCCATCGCATCCGGGCATCGTTGGCGTGCAGTTTCGCCGGGCAAAGCCATTCGACTTTCCGCAGGCTGCGGGCAAGCTGCTGGTCCTGCATAGCGACGGTCTGCAGACCCGCTGGAACCTGCGGGATCACGCAGGGTTGCTGTCGCGCCATCCACGCATCATTGCGGCCGTGCTGCTACGCGATTACGCGCGCGGCCGCGACGATGCGTGCATTTTCGTCATGCGCCTGGGGGGCATGCAATGA
- a CDS encoding sensor histidine kinase gives MNASDAGPGNALMSELATLREQNQALREELEETNQGVLALYAELDQQAEQLREVSELKSRFLSYMSHEFRTPLGSILSITRLLEDGMDGPLNTEQLKQVRFVSASTRELTEMVDDLLDLAKIEAGRITISPGWFDLMDLFAALRGMFRPLTDVGTTTLIFEDPPVLPMLYTDDKKLAQILRNFISNALKFTPQGHVRVLAQLEGTDHVRFSVQDTGIGIAPELHDALFEDFVQVDSPLQKRLTGTGLGLSICKRFAELLGGRVGINSVVGQGSEFFVVLPVTLAAENALEQ, from the coding sequence ATGAACGCATCCGATGCAGGACCGGGCAACGCTCTGATGTCCGAACTGGCGACCTTGCGCGAGCAGAATCAGGCACTGCGCGAGGAGCTGGAAGAGACCAACCAGGGGGTGCTGGCGCTGTACGCCGAACTCGACCAGCAGGCCGAACAGCTACGCGAGGTGTCCGAGCTCAAAAGCCGTTTCCTGTCGTACATGAGCCACGAGTTCCGCACCCCGCTGGGATCGATCCTGAGCATCACCCGGCTGCTGGAAGACGGCATGGACGGCCCGCTCAACACTGAGCAACTCAAGCAGGTGCGGTTTGTCAGCGCCTCGACGCGTGAGCTCACCGAAATGGTCGATGACCTGCTGGATCTGGCCAAGATCGAAGCCGGCCGCATCACCATCTCGCCGGGCTGGTTCGACCTGATGGATCTGTTCGCGGCATTGCGCGGCATGTTCCGTCCGCTCACCGATGTGGGCACCACCACGCTGATCTTCGAAGATCCGCCGGTGCTGCCGATGCTCTACACCGACGACAAAAAGCTTGCGCAGATCCTGCGTAACTTCATTTCCAATGCGCTCAAGTTCACCCCGCAAGGCCATGTGCGCGTGCTGGCGCAGCTTGAAGGCACGGACCACGTACGTTTCAGCGTGCAGGACACCGGTATCGGAATCGCGCCCGAGCTTCACGATGCCTTGTTCGAAGATTTTGTACAGGTGGACTCGCCGCTGCAGAAGCGCCTGACCGGGACCGGTCTGGGGTTGTCGATCTGCAAGCGCTTTGCGGAATTGCTCGGCGGCCGGGTGGGCATCAATAGCGTGGTCGGGCAGGGGTCGGAGTTTTTTGTGGTTCTGCCGGTGACGTTGGCAGCGGAGAATGCACTTGAGCAGTAA
- a CDS encoding response regulator has product MSSKQHILVVDDNAVTRYSVRRVLEFHRFVVEEAGTGTEGLNKLATQTFAGVVLDVNLPDMSGFDIVRSLRAEPRTALLPVVHVSAASIATGDMITGLDAGADAYLIHSVDPNVLVATLRTLLRARHAEEALRVSEARFREIFEHISAPIAVVDAALHTHELNAAFQRLIGDATPADAIGAAGLDQTATVQALASALAQRERWSGTLSILRDGKLCETEWRVSPYREPDLGLLLVEDVTERRLREREQRQELDTATTELAHQIAERQRTEIQLLQAQKMEALGKLTGGIAHDFNNLLTSIISGLDMIQLAVESNRIERVPRLAEIATGSAHRAAALTQRMLAFARKQSLDAQPFDVNLRVRSLEDMLHRSIGENIALELELADASLVAIADANQLENVVLNLVINARDALRGQGAIRVQTAAYAALNDPELDDGEYVAVNVIDNGSGIEPAILDQVFEPFFTTKPIGEGTGLGLSMTYGFARQSGGTARITSVIGQGTTVALLLPRGLAAGELPPAPAPTTPRSRNARILLVDDTDVVRMMVSEVLSDAGYQVIEAEDAVGGLEQLRTDVQIDLVVSDVGLPGMNGRDMADVARTLRPGLPILFITGYAENAVTRQEFLADGMALLPKPFSLNDLLNTVGQMLDSSVLGPV; this is encoded by the coding sequence TTGAGCAGTAAGCAACACATTCTGGTGGTCGACGACAATGCGGTAACGCGCTATTCGGTGCGGCGCGTGCTTGAGTTTCACCGCTTCGTGGTCGAAGAAGCCGGCACCGGCACCGAAGGATTGAACAAGCTGGCCACGCAGACGTTTGCCGGCGTGGTGCTGGACGTCAACCTGCCTGACATGAGCGGCTTCGACATCGTGCGCAGCCTGCGCGCCGAGCCGCGTACCGCCTTGCTGCCGGTGGTGCACGTGTCGGCCGCCTCGATCGCCACCGGCGATATGATCACCGGCCTGGATGCCGGCGCCGATGCGTACCTGATCCATTCGGTCGACCCCAATGTGCTGGTCGCCACGCTGCGCACGCTGTTGCGCGCGCGCCATGCCGAAGAAGCGTTGCGGGTCAGCGAGGCCCGCTTCCGCGAGATCTTCGAGCACATCAGTGCGCCGATCGCGGTGGTCGATGCCGCGCTGCACACGCATGAACTCAACGCGGCCTTCCAGCGCCTGATCGGCGACGCCACGCCGGCCGATGCGATCGGTGCCGCCGGGCTGGATCAAACAGCCACGGTGCAGGCGTTGGCCAGCGCACTGGCGCAGCGCGAACGCTGGAGCGGCACGCTATCGATCCTGCGTGACGGCAAACTGTGCGAAACCGAATGGCGGGTGTCGCCGTACCGCGAGCCGGATCTGGGTCTGCTGCTGGTGGAAGACGTCACCGAACGGCGGCTGCGCGAGCGCGAGCAGCGCCAGGAACTGGATACTGCCACCACTGAACTGGCGCACCAGATCGCCGAGCGCCAGCGCACCGAAATCCAGCTGTTGCAGGCGCAAAAGATGGAAGCGCTGGGTAAGCTCACCGGCGGCATCGCGCACGATTTCAATAACCTGTTGACCAGCATCATTTCCGGTCTGGACATGATCCAGCTGGCGGTGGAATCCAACCGCATCGAGCGCGTGCCGCGGCTGGCCGAAATTGCCACCGGCTCTGCGCACCGGGCGGCGGCGCTGACCCAGCGCATGCTTGCGTTTGCGCGCAAGCAATCGCTGGATGCGCAACCGTTCGACGTCAACCTGCGCGTGCGTTCGCTGGAAGACATGTTGCATCGCTCGATCGGCGAGAACATCGCCTTGGAGCTGGAGCTTGCCGATGCCTCGCTGGTCGCCATTGCCGATGCCAACCAGCTCGAGAACGTGGTGCTGAACCTGGTGATCAACGCCCGCGATGCGTTGCGTGGGCAAGGCGCCATCCGCGTACAGACTGCCGCTTACGCTGCGCTCAACGACCCGGAACTGGACGATGGCGAGTACGTGGCCGTCAACGTGATCGACAACGGTAGCGGCATCGAGCCGGCGATTCTCGACCAGGTATTCGAGCCGTTTTTCACCACCAAACCCATCGGCGAAGGGACCGGTTTGGGCTTGTCGATGACCTATGGTTTTGCGCGCCAGTCCGGCGGGACTGCGCGGATTACCAGCGTGATCGGCCAGGGCACCACGGTGGCGCTGTTGTTGCCGCGCGGGCTGGCGGCAGGCGAGTTGCCGCCGGCACCGGCGCCGACCACGCCACGCTCGCGCAATGCGCGCATCCTGCTGGTGGACGACACCGACGTGGTGCGCATGATGGTGAGTGAGGTGCTCAGCGACGCCGGGTACCAGGTGATCGAAGCCGAAGACGCCGTTGGCGGACTGGAGCAGTTGCGCACTGATGTGCAGATCGATCTGGTGGTGTCCGATGTCGGCCTGCCGGGCATGAACGGTCGCGACATGGCCGACGTAGCGCGCACGCTGCGCCCGGGGTTGCCAATTCTGTTCATCACCGGCTACGCCGAAAACGCCGTGACGCGGCAAGAGTTTCTTGCCGACGGCATGGCCTTGCTGCCCAAGCCCTTCAGCCTCAACGATCTGCTCAATACCGTGGGGCAGATGCTCGACAGCAGCGTGCTGGGGCCCGTCTAA
- a CDS encoding glycoside hydrolase family 43 protein — MATVSCQLAYAGSALITQVDYQGDDGGPLPTEAQYRNPVLAGFYPDPSAIRVGDDFYLVNSTFGYFPGLPVFKSSDLVHWNQIGNAIDRTDQIDYGRDELTRGLFAASISYHDGTFYIANTCFYCDGGNFLITATDPAGPWSDPIWLDAKGIDPSLFFDDDGSAWLVNNDVPAGKLRYDGHRAIWLQQLDLARMKLIGTRQVIVDSGFQPATNPEHIEGPHLFRRDGYYYLTAAEGGTGEQHAQMIYRSRQITGPYEPWSGNPVLTQRDLDPSRSAPITSTGHAQFVELKDGSWWAVFLGTRPYQGNHYALGRETFLLPVQWRDGWPQVLPHGSAVPPVGTRPVLPIGTQTLPTSGPLQWSERFQQARVPMQWMTIHPPTQPWYLPGPAGLRITPSPVALGDLGRGQPAYLGHRLQHHHATLAASIDGSALAVGEQAGLAMVAKESHFLAAMLVRDEAGASVVLYRRAGLQDPSTGRVLARAPLPDTTQPVQLRFALDGARVHVDFAVGSGQWQTLLDQGDATLLSTETAGGFLGATFGPYAYSR, encoded by the coding sequence ATGGCCACCGTGAGTTGCCAGCTGGCCTACGCCGGCAGCGCGCTGATCACCCAGGTGGATTATCAGGGCGATGACGGCGGCCCGTTGCCGACCGAGGCGCAGTACCGCAATCCGGTGCTGGCGGGGTTTTATCCGGACCCGTCCGCGATCCGGGTCGGCGACGACTTCTATCTGGTCAACTCCACGTTCGGCTACTTTCCCGGCCTGCCGGTGTTCAAGAGCAGCGACCTGGTGCACTGGAACCAGATCGGCAACGCGATCGATCGCACCGACCAGATCGACTACGGCCGCGACGAGCTGACCCGTGGACTGTTCGCTGCCAGCATCAGCTACCACGACGGCACCTTCTACATCGCCAACACCTGTTTTTACTGCGACGGCGGCAACTTCCTGATCACCGCCACCGATCCGGCCGGGCCCTGGTCCGACCCGATCTGGCTCGACGCCAAGGGCATCGATCCGTCGCTGTTCTTCGACGACGACGGCAGCGCCTGGCTGGTCAACAACGATGTGCCCGCCGGCAAACTGCGCTACGACGGGCACCGCGCCATCTGGCTGCAGCAGCTGGACCTGGCCCGCATGAAGCTGATCGGCACGCGTCAGGTGATCGTGGATTCCGGCTTTCAACCGGCCACCAACCCCGAACACATCGAGGGCCCGCATCTGTTTCGCCGCGATGGCTACTACTACCTCACCGCGGCCGAAGGCGGCACCGGCGAGCAGCATGCGCAGATGATCTACCGCAGCCGCCAGATCACCGGCCCCTACGAGCCCTGGAGCGGCAACCCGGTGCTAACCCAGCGCGACCTGGATCCGAGCCGCAGCGCACCGATCACGTCCACCGGGCACGCGCAGTTCGTCGAGCTCAAGGACGGCAGCTGGTGGGCGGTGTTCCTGGGCACCCGCCCGTACCAGGGCAACCACTACGCGCTTGGCCGCGAGACCTTTTTATTGCCGGTGCAATGGCGCGACGGCTGGCCGCAGGTGTTGCCGCATGGCAGCGCCGTGCCGCCGGTAGGCACGCGTCCCGTCTTGCCGATCGGCACCCAGACCCTGCCCACCAGCGGCCCGCTGCAATGGAGCGAGCGCTTTCAGCAGGCGCGCGTGCCGATGCAATGGATGACCATTCACCCGCCCACCCAGCCGTGGTACCTGCCCGGCCCGGCGGGATTGCGCATCACCCCCTCGCCAGTGGCGCTGGGCGATCTCGGTCGCGGTCAACCGGCGTATCTGGGTCATCGCCTGCAGCATCACCACGCCACGCTGGCGGCCAGTATCGATGGCAGCGCGCTGGCAGTAGGCGAACAGGCGGGCCTTGCAATGGTGGCCAAGGAAAGCCATTTCCTGGCGGCCATGCTGGTGCGCGATGAAGCCGGCGCGTCGGTCGTGCTGTATCGCCGCGCCGGTCTGCAGGACCCCAGCACCGGCCGCGTGCTGGCACGCGCACCACTACCCGATACAACGCAGCCGGTGCAGCTGCGCTTCGCACTAGACGGCGCACGCGTGCATGTGGATTTCGCGGTAGGCAGCGGCCAATGGCAGACACTGCTCGACCAGGGCGACGCCACGCTCCTCAGCACCGAGACGGCCGGCGGGTTTCTGGGCGCCACGTTCGGGCCGTACGCATACTCGCGTTGA
- a CDS encoding TonB-dependent receptor encodes MSLYSPVSPSLTSVLAHSDARAPQRTPLARACAALLLASMAAAASAQQVPTSQGEGSPTALDAVTVTAEHREQNLQDVPVSVGVVQGAAMREFTAGGDDTLLALSGRVPGFYAETTTGRIFPRFYIRGLGNIDFYLGASQPVSIIQDDVVLEHVVLKSNPVYDVDQVEVLRGPQGTLFGRNTTAGIVKFDTIKPSDTYTGRVDASYGSYNTVSLDGGFGGPINDVLSFRVSALYQHRDDWVDNTFAGSSADGTRTPRKDAMGGYNDRNARLQVLLKPNEAFSLLGSVHTRDYDGTSTLFLRNAVTRGSDKVEVPRDRVAYDEANDNPQAYKTDGGSIKAIYDFGGVSLTSITAYETTSGYSRGDTDGGAAANYPVNGVPNGFGQSMGQIRDLDQYTQELRLASEGDDTVQWQVGAFYFDGRDTTDFYQRAYFLRTAARNPNNWVRLRNTNTSWAGFGQLSYKATDALTLTAGIRQTKDTKETRLLKTADTAAGAVTYRGRRDVRMSDTQPSWDFSAMYELNPDLSVYARVARGFRGPTIQGRSAVFNSDFTTADSETILSWEAGIKSSLFQNRLRLNVSGFTYTVDDIQLNGNDSDGNGVLFNADKAKAYGLEADLDWRPISNLSLTAGLSLLHSEINDKRVFAQACALNGVVVCTVNDPTIRVGANTFAQIDGNPLPNAPKYNLNLAARYDIPMGTDGAFFVSTDWNKQGETSFVLYDSTEFRADGNFEGGLKLGYTGGYGAWEVAAFARNITNEKNVKGVIENYMAAVYNEPRIVGVSVNVNWQ; translated from the coding sequence ATGTCGTTGTACTCGCCTGTCTCTCCGTCGCTGACGTCCGTCCTTGCGCATTCCGATGCGCGTGCACCGCAACGTACGCCGCTGGCGCGCGCCTGCGCCGCTCTGCTGCTCGCCTCGATGGCCGCCGCCGCATCGGCCCAGCAAGTGCCGACCAGCCAGGGCGAGGGCAGCCCCACCGCGCTGGACGCGGTCACCGTCACCGCCGAGCACCGCGAGCAGAACCTGCAGGACGTGCCGGTGTCGGTAGGCGTGGTGCAGGGCGCGGCGATGCGCGAGTTCACTGCCGGCGGCGACGACACGCTGCTGGCGCTGTCCGGCCGCGTGCCGGGTTTCTACGCCGAGACCACCACCGGGCGCATCTTCCCGCGTTTCTATATCCGCGGCCTGGGCAACATCGACTTCTATCTGGGTGCTTCGCAGCCGGTGTCCATCATCCAGGACGACGTGGTGCTGGAGCACGTGGTGCTCAAGTCCAACCCGGTCTATGACGTGGACCAGGTCGAAGTGTTGCGCGGCCCGCAGGGCACCTTGTTCGGCCGCAATACCACCGCCGGCATCGTCAAGTTCGACACGATCAAACCTAGCGATACCTATACCGGACGTGTCGACGCCAGCTACGGCAGCTACAACACCGTGTCGCTGGACGGCGGCTTCGGTGGGCCGATCAACGATGTGCTGTCGTTCCGGGTGTCGGCGCTGTACCAGCACCGCGACGACTGGGTGGACAATACCTTTGCCGGCAGCAGCGCCGATGGCACGCGCACGCCGCGCAAGGACGCGATGGGCGGCTACAACGACCGCAATGCGCGCCTGCAGGTGCTGCTCAAGCCCAACGAAGCGTTCTCGCTTCTGGGCTCGGTACACACCCGCGATTACGATGGCACATCCACGCTGTTTTTGCGCAATGCGGTGACGCGCGGCAGCGACAAGGTCGAAGTGCCACGCGATCGCGTGGCCTACGACGAAGCCAACGACAATCCGCAGGCCTACAAGACCGATGGTGGCTCGATCAAGGCGATCTACGACTTCGGCGGCGTCTCGCTGACCTCGATCACCGCCTACGAAACCACCTCCGGCTACAGCCGTGGCGACACCGATGGCGGCGCGGCGGCCAACTATCCGGTCAACGGCGTGCCGAACGGGTTCGGCCAGTCGATGGGACAGATTCGCGACCTGGATCAGTACACCCAGGAACTGCGCCTGGCCAGCGAGGGCGACGACACGGTGCAGTGGCAGGTGGGCGCGTTCTATTTCGATGGCCGCGACACCACCGATTTCTATCAGCGTGCGTATTTTCTGCGCACCGCTGCGCGCAATCCCAACAACTGGGTGCGGCTGCGCAATACCAATACCTCGTGGGCGGGCTTTGGCCAGCTCAGCTACAAGGCCACCGATGCGCTGACGCTGACCGCCGGGATCCGCCAGACCAAGGACACCAAGGAAACCCGTTTGCTCAAGACCGCCGACACTGCGGCCGGTGCGGTGACTTACCGCGGCCGTCGCGATGTGCGCATGTCCGACACCCAGCCCAGCTGGGACTTCAGCGCGATGTATGAACTCAACCCGGACCTGAGCGTGTATGCGCGCGTGGCACGCGGCTTCCGCGGCCCCACCATCCAGGGCCGCAGCGCGGTGTTCAATTCGGACTTCACTACTGCCGATTCGGAAACCATCCTGTCGTGGGAAGCCGGCATCAAGAGCAGCCTGTTCCAGAACCGGCTGCGCCTGAATGTCAGTGGCTTCACCTACACCGTCGATGACATTCAGCTCAACGGCAACGATTCGGATGGCAATGGCGTGCTGTTCAATGCCGACAAAGCCAAGGCCTACGGTCTGGAAGCGGATCTGGACTGGCGCCCGATCTCCAACCTGTCGCTCACCGCCGGCCTCAGCCTGCTGCATAGCGAAATCAACGACAAGCGGGTGTTTGCGCAGGCCTGCGCGCTCAATGGCGTGGTGGTGTGCACGGTCAACGACCCCACCATTCGCGTCGGTGCCAACACCTTCGCGCAGATCGACGGCAACCCCTTGCCCAATGCGCCTAAGTACAACCTCAACCTGGCCGCGCGCTACGACATCCCGATGGGTACCGATGGCGCCTTCTTCGTGTCCACCGACTGGAACAAGCAGGGCGAGACCAGCTTCGTGCTGTACGACTCCACCGAGTTCCGTGCCGACGGCAACTTCGAAGGCGGTCTCAAGCTGGGCTACACCGGCGGCTACGGTGCCTGGGAAGTGGCGGCATTCGCACGCAACATCACCAACGAAAAGAACGTCAAGGGCGTGATCGAAAACTACATGGCCGCGGTCTACAACGAGCCGCGCATTGTAGGCGTGTCGGTCAACGTCAACTGGCAGTGA
- the trxC gene encoding thioredoxin TrxC, with translation MTDAPLLIACPSCAAMNRVARARLRDAPNCGSCHRPLFQGTPVALSAADFDKHAVRSELPLVVDFWATWCGPCLSMAPQFAAAAATLEPQVRLAKVDTDLHPALGTRFGIRSIPTLLVIRGGHEIGRHSGAVSSAQIVSWVRSVLENHA, from the coding sequence ATGACTGACGCACCACTGCTGATCGCCTGCCCGAGCTGCGCTGCCATGAACCGCGTGGCGCGCGCACGCCTGCGCGATGCGCCCAACTGCGGCAGCTGCCATCGGCCGTTGTTTCAGGGGACACCAGTGGCCTTGTCAGCTGCGGATTTCGACAAGCACGCCGTGCGCAGCGAGTTGCCACTGGTGGTGGATTTCTGGGCGACGTGGTGCGGGCCGTGCCTGAGCATGGCACCGCAATTCGCCGCCGCCGCCGCGACGCTGGAGCCGCAGGTGCGGCTGGCCAAGGTGGACACCGATCTGCATCCTGCGCTGGGCACGCGTTTTGGCATCCGTAGCATCCCTACCCTGCTGGTCATCCGCGGCGGGCATGAAATCGGCCGTCATTCCGGCGCGGTGAGCAGCGCGCAGATCGTCAGCTGGGTACGCTCGGTGCTCGAGAACCACGCATAA
- a CDS encoding DUF1428 domain-containing protein: MSYVDGFVLAVPAANKDAFIEHARMGDSIILEYGALRVMECWGDDVQRGQWTDFQRAVDATDDEIVVFSWIEWPDKATRDAGMRKMMDDPRMDPSVNPMPFDGKRMIYGGFVPIVAVGQSG, encoded by the coding sequence ATGTCGTATGTCGATGGGTTTGTTCTTGCAGTGCCTGCAGCCAACAAGGATGCGTTTATCGAGCATGCCCGCATGGGCGATTCGATCATCCTGGAGTACGGCGCGTTGCGTGTGATGGAGTGCTGGGGCGATGATGTCCAGCGCGGTCAGTGGACCGACTTCCAGCGCGCGGTCGACGCCACCGACGACGAGATCGTGGTGTTTTCGTGGATCGAATGGCCGGACAAAGCGACTCGCGATGCGGGCATGCGCAAGATGATGGACGACCCACGCATGGACCCATCGGTCAACCCGATGCCCTTCGATGGCAAGCGCATGATCTATGGCGGCTTCGTTCCGATCGTGGCAGTTGGGCAATCTGGCTGA